In one Electrophorus electricus isolate fEleEle1 chromosome 21, fEleEle1.pri, whole genome shotgun sequence genomic region, the following are encoded:
- the LOC118240419 gene encoding rho guanine nucleotide exchange factor 11-like: MQRLTKYPLLLDNIIRHTEAGSPDLQPLLRAQACCRGILRAVNEVVRETEHRRQLSRYQRRLDLSPLERQASPVAAQFKNLDLTTKKLIHEGRLTWKVNKDKAIDIHALLLSDMLVLLQRGSGDRLILRCPARSLGGVWGRNTDLKTPFCPVVRLDSSLVRSVATDNKALYVISTSERQIYELVAGTSSEKNTWKNLLEKTISSASGGSEATKQGSTAIPTDQSEAYMHTGGQGYVGGRAKMADAALQDVRTLRLLILGSLDPLEAASQKQKVTSLSSQQEGQEMPCQSPKGRSHLEMLRHETRPCQSRASIRQRMIKNVDGIFQSMKGLMKNLHQLREIEAL, translated from the exons ATGCAGAGACTCACCAAATACCCCTTGCTGCTGGATaacatcatcagacacacagaag CTGGTTCTCCAGACCTGCAGCCATTGCTGAGGGCACAGGCGTGCTGCCGTGGGATACTACGAGCTGTCAATGAGGTCGTCAGGGAGACGGAGCACCGGCGACAGCTCAGCCGTTATCAGCGCAGGCTAGACTTGTCCCCTCTGGAGAGGCAGGCCAGTCCTGTCGCTGCTCAGTTCAAG AATCTGGACCTGACCACTAAAAAACTGATCCACGAAGGACGGTTGACTTGGAAAGTTAACAAAGATAAAGCTATAG acattcatgctctgcttctctcagaCATGTTGGTGCTACTCCAAAGGGGTTCAGGTGACCGTTTGATCTTGCGATGTCCAGCGCGCTCactgggtggggtttggggtaGGAACACGGACCTCAAAACCCCCTTTTGCCCCGTTGTTCGCTTGGATTCATCTCTTGTCAGATCTGTGGCTACAG ATAACAAGGCCTTGTATGTGATCAGTacatcagagagacagatatacgAGCTGGTGGCTGGGACTTCCTCTGAGAAAAACAc ATGGAAGAACCTGTTAGAAAAGACCATCTCCTCGGCCTCTGGAGGCAGTGAAGCCACCAAGCAAGGATCAACAGCTATcccaactgaccaatcagaagcctACATGCATACTGGTGGGCAGGGTTATGTGGGAGGACGAGCTAAAATGGCTGATGCTGCTCTTCAAGATG TCAGGACACTAAGACTGTTGATCCTTGGATCCTTGGATCCTTTAGAGGCTGCCAGTCAGAAGCAGAAAGTGACATCATTGTCCTCACAGCAAGAAGGGCAGGAGATGCCTTGCCAGTCACCAAAAGGCCGTTCACACCTGGAGATGCTGAGGCATGAAACGAGGCCCTGCCAATCACGAGCAAGCATACGGCAGCGCATGATAAAAAATGTGGATGGAATCTTTCAATCAATGAAGGGGCTGATGAAAAACCTGCATCAGCTTAGG gaGATTGAAGCACTGTAG